A single window of Verrucomicrobiota bacterium DNA harbors:
- a CDS encoding APC family permease, with translation MNKILGWLKTVFIGKSRELSDQKLFHKISLIALFAWVGLGADGLSSSCYGPEEAFKALGAFPHLSLFVALAAVVTIVAICASYSQIIELFPTGGGGYLVASKLLSPAAGVVSGCALLIDYVLTVTISVASSGDALFSILPPAPQAWKLPFVIAGVAFLTLLNLRGVKESVLLWVPVFFVFIATHAFVFLYVLVTHFTGVVGAASSTVSEVHAATSQFGWLGMLALLLKAYSMGAGTYTGIEAVSNGLPILREPRVETGRRTMRYMGASLAITVAGLLLCYLLMGVEPQKDKTLNAVLFEQLTQGWPGATGFGFVLVTLASEAALLFIAAQAGFLDGPRVLANMALDRWFPTRFANLSDRFVTQNGVLLIGAAALVMMVLTRGSVALLIVLYSINVFITFSLSQLGMVRHWWKERRVEVAWKKKMAINGIGVLLTGSILISLTVVKFHQGGWITLLATGLLVAAAFAIKRHYAGVLAQLRRLDAILPEAEELSAKKATNPKHTCDPKAKTAVLFVNGFNGLGLHTVLNAVRLFGGAFKNFVFVQVGVVDAGNFKGAADIDRLKTHIRTECDRYANYVGAKGHDAMAFTAVGPDVVEEIAKLASTIIAQFPNAVFFGGQLLFERETLSSRWLHNHTIFALQRRLFLLGLPFVILPIRV, from the coding sequence ATGAACAAAATCTTGGGTTGGTTGAAAACGGTGTTCATCGGCAAATCGCGCGAGCTTTCGGATCAGAAACTGTTTCACAAAATCTCACTCATCGCACTCTTCGCGTGGGTCGGGCTGGGAGCGGACGGACTTTCGTCATCGTGTTATGGTCCGGAGGAAGCGTTCAAAGCGCTGGGCGCTTTCCCGCATTTAAGTTTGTTTGTCGCGCTTGCAGCGGTGGTAACCATCGTGGCAATTTGCGCGAGTTATTCGCAAATCATCGAGCTGTTTCCAACGGGCGGCGGTGGCTATCTCGTCGCGAGCAAGTTGCTTTCGCCCGCGGCCGGTGTGGTGTCGGGTTGCGCGCTGCTGATTGACTACGTGCTGACGGTCACCATTTCCGTTGCAAGCAGCGGCGACGCGTTGTTCAGCATCCTGCCGCCCGCGCCGCAAGCCTGGAAACTGCCGTTCGTCATCGCGGGCGTGGCGTTTCTCACGCTGCTCAATCTGCGGGGCGTGAAAGAATCGGTGCTCCTTTGGGTGCCGGTGTTTTTCGTGTTTATCGCCACGCACGCCTTCGTGTTCCTTTACGTGCTGGTGACTCATTTCACCGGCGTGGTTGGCGCGGCCAGTTCAACGGTATCTGAAGTGCACGCTGCCACTTCGCAATTCGGCTGGCTCGGAATGCTGGCTTTGTTGTTGAAGGCTTACAGCATGGGCGCGGGCACTTACACCGGCATCGAGGCGGTCAGCAACGGCCTGCCGATTCTGCGCGAACCGCGCGTCGAAACCGGAAGACGGACGATGCGTTACATGGGCGCTTCACTCGCCATCACCGTGGCGGGCTTGCTGCTCTGTTACCTTCTGATGGGCGTCGAGCCGCAAAAAGACAAGACACTGAATGCCGTGTTGTTCGAGCAGTTGACGCAAGGCTGGCCAGGCGCAACCGGATTTGGCTTCGTGCTGGTGACGCTGGCATCGGAAGCAGCTTTGTTGTTCATCGCGGCGCAGGCAGGTTTTCTCGACGGCCCGCGCGTGCTGGCGAACATGGCGCTCGACCGTTGGTTTCCCACGCGGTTTGCCAACTTGAGCGACCGATTCGTCACCCAGAACGGCGTGCTGCTCATCGGCGCGGCGGCGCTCGTGATGATGGTGTTGACGCGCGGCTCGGTGGCCTTGCTCATCGTGCTCTACAGCATCAACGTCTTCATCACGTTTTCGCTCTCGCAACTCGGCATGGTGCGGCATTGGTGGAAGGAACGCCGCGTCGAAGTGGCCTGGAAAAAGAAAATGGCGATCAACGGCATTGGTGTGCTGTTGACCGGGTCTATTCTGATTTCCCTGACCGTGGTGAAATTTCATCAAGGCGGTTGGATAACCTTGCTGGCGACCGGCTTGTTGGTTGCGGCAGCCTTCGCCATCAAGCGTCACTACGCGGGCGTGTTGGCGCAATTGCGGCGGCTGGATGCCATCCTTCCAGAAGCTGAGGAGTTATCTGCAAAAAAAGCAACCAACCCGAAGCACACCTGCGATCCAAAGGCGAAGACGGCGGTGCTCTTCGTGAACGGATTCAACGGCTTGGGATTGCACACGGTCTTGAACGCTGTCCGGCTTTTCGGCGGCGCGTTTAAGAATTTCGTTTTTGTCCAGGTGGGCGTCGTGGACGCGGGAAACTTCAAAGGCGCGGCGGACATTGACCGGTTAAAGACGCACATTCGCACTGAATGTGACCGCTACGCAAACTACGTGGGCGCGAAAGGCCACGACGCAATGGCATTCACGGCGGTTGGCCCTGATGTCGTCGAAGAAATTGCAAAACTCGCATCGACCATCATCGCGCAGTTCCCCAACGCAGTGTTCTTCGGCGGCCAATTGTTGTTCGAGCGCGAAACACTGTCTTCACGCTGGTTGCACAACCACACGATTTTCGCGTTGCAACGGCGGCTGTTCCTGTTGGGTCTGCCGTTTGTGATTCTGCCGATACGCGTTTGA
- a CDS encoding twin-arginine translocation signal domain-containing protein, translating into MLPRRKFLRLSAASAGVMALGLQGCQSFSSNRNSFRLATFSADVTPPMGHPLMGGGIAPAQKVDDPLSARGIVLLGTGKPLVLVSVEWCEIRNDAYERWRTVLADTAQTEKERVLVTCVHVHDAPIADLEAERILRGQKAAGSICDPDFHERAVQRVAAALRESLRSARRVTHFGIGQAKVERVASNRRFLDANGKISFSRTSSTRDPRAHEQAEGTIDPWLKTLSFWNDDQPVAALNFYATHPMSYYGKGGVSDDFVGLARRRRQADDPNVFQIYTSGCSGNVTAGKYNDGSPENRPALADRIYQAMTAAWKDTRRYPLKQVNFRIIPLKLAPRNDSTFTVEGLTKRLTTDSRPFGQCLAALGLSWRKRADAGHKIDVPVIDLGRAELVLLPAESYVEFQLLAQRLRPDSFVCVAGYGECAPGYIPIERAWAENDTNLGDWCWVAPGAERAMTMALETALRK; encoded by the coding sequence ATGCTGCCGCGACGCAAGTTTCTTAGACTGTCCGCTGCCAGCGCGGGTGTGATGGCTTTGGGTCTGCAAGGATGTCAGTCATTTTCAAGCAACCGAAATAGTTTTCGTCTAGCGACGTTCAGCGCGGATGTCACACCACCAATGGGGCATCCGCTGATGGGTGGAGGCATCGCGCCGGCGCAGAAGGTTGACGATCCGCTGTCGGCGCGCGGAATTGTTCTGCTCGGCACGGGCAAACCACTGGTGCTGGTGTCGGTGGAGTGGTGTGAAATTCGCAACGACGCGTACGAGCGTTGGCGCACGGTATTGGCAGACACGGCGCAGACCGAAAAGGAGCGCGTGCTGGTGACCTGCGTTCATGTCCACGATGCGCCAATCGCTGATCTGGAAGCCGAGCGAATTTTGCGAGGACAAAAAGCTGCCGGGAGCATTTGCGATCCGGATTTTCATGAACGAGCAGTGCAGCGCGTGGCGGCGGCGTTGCGGGAAAGTCTTCGGTCAGCGCGGCGGGTCACGCATTTTGGCATCGGCCAAGCGAAAGTTGAACGGGTGGCCTCCAACCGGCGCTTCTTGGACGCCAACGGGAAGATTTCCTTCAGCCGCACGAGTTCCACGCGCGATCCAAGGGCGCATGAACAAGCGGAAGGCACCATTGATCCCTGGCTCAAGACGTTGAGCTTCTGGAACGACGATCAACCAGTGGCAGCGTTGAACTTTTACGCCACACACCCGATGAGCTATTACGGCAAAGGCGGCGTTTCGGATGATTTCGTCGGGTTGGCGCGACGACGGCGACAAGCGGATGACCCGAATGTTTTCCAAATTTACACCTCTGGCTGCAGCGGCAACGTCACCGCCGGCAAATATAACGACGGTTCGCCGGAAAATCGCCCGGCGCTTGCGGATCGCATCTACCAGGCAATGACGGCGGCATGGAAGGACACCAGACGATATCCACTCAAACAAGTGAACTTTCGCATCATTCCGTTGAAATTGGCACCGCGCAACGATTCGACCTTCACCGTCGAGGGTCTCACCAAAAGATTGACGACCGACTCCAGACCGTTCGGCCAATGTCTGGCTGCGCTGGGGTTGAGCTGGCGGAAACGCGCTGATGCCGGACACAAGATTGATGTACCGGTGATCGATTTAGGCCGTGCAGAGTTGGTGTTGCTGCCCGCGGAATCGTATGTCGAATTTCAATTGCTCGCGCAACGACTGCGGCCCGATTCGTTTGTGTGCGTGGCCGGCTACGGCGAGTGCGCGCCGGGTTACATTCCCATTGAGCGCGCGTGGGCGGAAAACGACACCAACCTTGGTGATTGGTGCTGGGTTGCACCCGGCGCGGAACGGGCAATGACGATGGCACTCGAAACGGCTTTGAGAAAATAG
- a CDS encoding exo-alpha-sialidase — MKNIRDKFVLALGLFLTTLLSTGFADGGIQLERIFGPEVKTGPYKHPARMTQFQNGDFYLVYYGGEGEYANDTAVFGSRLKKGGTKWTSPRVIAKDPFRSLGNGVIWQSPDGLVWLFYVVRFGETWSSSRVQAKVSKDNAETWSDAFPLHLEEGMMVCNKPIVLNNGNYLLPLYHETGADKEKTGADSTGLFLRFDVKKKQWNETGRIRSATGNIQPVPVQFTDDYLVAYCRRGGNFEPTTNGYLVRAESHDGGQTWSEGKNCQFLNPNSSVDFIKLKNGHLLLVYNDSMNERTPLTAAISTDNDKSYPYRRNIAVGPYDYAYPMATQAQDGKIHVIYTSHERTVVNRAVFDEEWVIEGNKTKK, encoded by the coding sequence ATGAAAAACATTCGCGATAAATTTGTGCTGGCGCTCGGGCTTTTCCTCACGACGTTGCTTTCAACCGGTTTCGCAGACGGAGGAATTCAACTCGAGCGCATCTTTGGGCCGGAAGTGAAGACCGGGCCTTACAAGCATCCGGCGCGCATGACGCAATTCCAGAATGGCGACTTCTATCTCGTTTATTATGGCGGCGAAGGCGAATATGCCAACGACACGGCGGTCTTTGGGTCGCGCTTGAAAAAAGGCGGCACCAAATGGACATCGCCGCGCGTCATCGCCAAAGACCCGTTCCGCTCACTCGGAAACGGAGTCATCTGGCAATCGCCGGACGGATTGGTCTGGTTGTTCTACGTCGTCCGCTTCGGCGAAACCTGGTCGAGTTCCCGCGTGCAGGCAAAAGTTTCCAAGGACAACGCCGAGACCTGGTCGGATGCGTTCCCGCTGCATCTTGAGGAAGGCATGATGGTCTGCAACAAACCGATCGTGCTGAACAACGGAAATTATCTGCTGCCGCTTTATCACGAGACAGGAGCCGACAAGGAGAAAACCGGGGCGGACAGCACGGGATTGTTTTTACGGTTCGACGTGAAAAAGAAACAGTGGAACGAGACGGGACGCATCCGCTCGGCGACCGGCAACATTCAACCCGTTCCAGTGCAATTCACCGATGATTACCTCGTGGCCTATTGCCGGCGCGGCGGAAATTTTGAACCGACCACGAATGGATATCTCGTTCGCGCCGAGTCGCACGATGGTGGACAGACCTGGAGCGAAGGGAAGAATTGTCAGTTCCTCAATCCCAACTCGTCTGTCGATTTTATCAAACTCAAAAACGGTCACTTGTTGCTTGTTTACAACGACAGCATGAACGAACGCACACCGCTTACGGCCGCCATCTCCACGGACAACGACAAGAGTTATCCTTACCGACGCAACATCGCCGTGGGACCGTATGACTACGCGTATCCCATGGCCACGCAGGCGCAAGATGGAAAGATTCACGTCATCTATACTTCCCATGAGCGGACGGTCGTCAACCGTGCCGTGTTCGACGAAGAATGGGTGATCGAAGGCAACAAAACCAAAAAATGA
- a CDS encoding RraA family protein: protein MSATSKADTGIIEKLKAVDSPTLSNAIERLKLRPKAEGFTPLQIRCLFPEFGRMCGYAVTAHVETVTSMHPTQESTFLELFRAVADSSKPAVVAFQEIGGHGDYAAHCGEVMATIFTRLGAVGLVSDCGVRDVPEVRALRFHYFSRGAVVSHASFRIVRVSVPIQIEGLAIQPGDLLHGDENGLLKIPLAALDNLLEAVEEVRTKERKLMDSVKAPGFSVEQLKGRFIE from the coding sequence GTGAGCGCAACTTCAAAAGCAGACACTGGAATTATTGAAAAACTCAAGGCTGTCGATAGCCCCACGCTTTCCAACGCGATTGAACGGTTGAAGCTGCGGCCCAAGGCCGAGGGTTTCACGCCGCTACAAATCCGCTGTCTCTTCCCGGAGTTTGGCCGCATGTGCGGCTACGCCGTCACGGCGCATGTGGAAACCGTCACGTCGATGCATCCAACGCAAGAAAGCACATTTCTCGAACTGTTCCGAGCGGTTGCGGATTCGTCCAAGCCGGCGGTCGTTGCGTTTCAGGAGATTGGCGGGCACGGCGATTACGCGGCGCATTGCGGCGAGGTGATGGCGACCATTTTCACGAGGCTCGGCGCGGTGGGGCTGGTCAGCGATTGCGGAGTGCGCGATGTGCCGGAGGTCCGGGCGTTGCGCTTTCACTACTTTTCGCGTGGCGCGGTTGTCAGCCATGCGAGCTTCCGGATTGTCCGGGTTAGCGTGCCGATCCAGATCGAAGGTCTGGCGATTCAGCCCGGCGATCTGCTGCATGGCGACGAAAATGGGCTGTTAAAAATTCCGCTGGCGGCACTCGACAATTTGCTGGAGGCAGTCGAAGAGGTGCGGACGAAGGAACGCAAGTTGATGGATTCGGTGAAGGCTCCGGGTTTTTCCGTGGAGCAACTCAAAGGCCGATTCATCGAGTGA
- a CDS encoding polysaccharide deacetylase family protein, whose product MNRFALMAMLLSPFLTPSTHAEKTFAERLGWKPNDIVLILHVDDVGMSHSSNLGAIETTEKGVATSWSVMMPCPWVPEIAKYLKQHPEVDSGLHLTLTSEWSLYRWPPLAGKPKVPGLVDPEGCLWHGVADVASHASPDEIEAEIRAQIDRAEHLGVPITHLDSHMGTLFARLDYFERFAKVGMEKGIPILAIGGHATYSLKENPQAAGKLREWIPKIWNAGLPVLDDLHTGSYDWKPDEKKEKFLALLRELKPGVTEILFHASIPTEDFPLITSSSQARLADAKVLTDPDVKKLIQERGIILTTWKELKERRKKAAPLE is encoded by the coding sequence ATGAACCGTTTTGCGCTGATGGCCATGTTGCTCTCTCCCTTTCTTACTCCCTCCACTCATGCGGAAAAAACTTTTGCTGAACGGCTGGGCTGGAAGCCGAACGACATCGTGCTCATCTTGCATGTGGATGATGTGGGGATGTCGCATTCATCCAACCTTGGCGCCATCGAGACGACGGAGAAGGGAGTGGCAACGTCGTGGAGCGTCATGATGCCCTGCCCCTGGGTGCCGGAGATCGCCAAATATCTCAAGCAACATCCCGAGGTGGACAGCGGCCTTCACCTCACGCTCACGTCGGAATGGAGTCTGTATCGCTGGCCGCCGCTGGCCGGCAAACCGAAAGTGCCCGGCCTCGTGGATCCGGAGGGTTGCCTGTGGCACGGGGTTGCGGACGTCGCCAGCCATGCTTCGCCTGACGAGATCGAAGCGGAAATCCGCGCGCAGATTGATCGCGCCGAACACCTTGGTGTTCCCATCACGCACCTGGATTCGCACATGGGCACACTGTTTGCGCGACTCGATTATTTTGAGCGCTTCGCCAAGGTGGGCATGGAAAAAGGAATTCCGATTCTGGCCATCGGCGGCCACGCTACTTACTCGTTAAAGGAGAACCCACAAGCGGCCGGAAAGCTGCGCGAGTGGATTCCGAAAATCTGGAACGCTGGTTTGCCCGTGCTCGATGATCTCCATACCGGCTCATACGATTGGAAGCCAGACGAGAAAAAGGAAAAATTCCTCGCGCTGCTCAGGGAGTTGAAGCCGGGTGTGACGGAGATTCTCTTTCACGCCTCCATTCCCACGGAGGATTTTCCCTTGATCACCTCTTCCAGTCAGGCGCGCCTGGCCGACGCAAAGGTGCTCACCGATCCGGACGTCAAGAAACTCATCCAGGAACGCGGAATCATTTTGACGACGTGGAAAGAATTGAAGGAGCGCCGCAAGAAGGCCGCGCCGCTGGAGTAG
- a CDS encoding Hsp20/alpha crystallin family protein, giving the protein MAMCKVSSSVHFVKRSLVAAGREVSAKGHWVPNTDVYVTDDGLVIKVELAGMRSDDLEITVEGNRLRICGQRPDGCRTAKCSFLVMEINYGPFESVIELPAGYDLGLAKAAYLNGFLRIDVPVMARPESKKVKVSTAEVK; this is encoded by the coding sequence ATGGCCATGTGTAAAGTCAGTTCGTCGGTGCATTTCGTGAAGCGCTCATTGGTTGCCGCCGGTCGTGAAGTTTCCGCCAAGGGGCATTGGGTGCCCAACACCGATGTCTATGTGACGGATGACGGGCTGGTGATCAAGGTGGAACTGGCCGGGATGCGCAGTGACGACCTCGAAATCACTGTGGAGGGCAATCGCCTGCGGATTTGCGGTCAACGACCGGACGGGTGTCGCACGGCCAAATGCAGTTTTTTGGTCATGGAGATCAACTACGGCCCGTTTGAAAGTGTGATTGAACTGCCAGCGGGCTACGATCTGGGCCTGGCCAAGGCGGCTTACTTAAATGGTTTCCTTCGCATCGATGTTCCGGTGATGGCGCGACCGGAGTCGAAAAAAGTCAAGGTGTCCACCGCCGAGGTGAAATAA
- the lon gene encoding endopeptidase La: protein MTSPDTEFISILGVNSGEAGAPASRISSRSLPEVLPILGLSDIVILPGMVAPLLVETTQSIRLIDDVVEGDRLLGVVLQRRPEVENPSPEDMWEHGCSARVLKMLKFPDNTVRVLIEGLWRIRIKEYESQTPYLRGRIEVLKDVTDGSIELSALVRNTQQQFQEVIKLSPSLPDQVKIAALNTEDPGHLSDLIAANLNLSLEDRQKLLETVSVKERLVRLQPLLNHELEVLNLSSKIQSDVVSSLSKNQRDFFLREQMRVIQRELGEGDPNASEIETLRVEIEQNQLPEEAKKVALKELERLKQMSPAVAEYGVTRHYLDWIVSLPWGKLTEDKLDLAAAARILNEQHFGLEKVKDRLLEFLAVIKLKKQLKGPILCLVGPPGVGKTSLGKSVADALGRKFARISLGGMRDEAEIRGHRRTYVGALPGRIIQTLKRVESRNPVILLDEIDKVGSDFRGDPASALLEVLDPEQNNTFTDHYLDLPFDLSRVLFITTANWLEPIHPALRDRLEVIELPSYTESEKLQIAKRFLAPRQLGEHGLTGKLVKLPDSTLRHLIQDYTREAGVRQLEREIAALTRKAARKIVSRNGQSKPLTIKAESLKDYLGPTRFVSEIAETITEYGIATGLAWTPVCGEILFIEATRMPGKGNLLLTGSLGEVMKESAQTALSYLRSQTRMLGLDLKDYSKYDMHIHVPAGATPKDGPSAGVTIVVALASLLMKRRVRSDMAMTGEISLRGRVLRVGGIKEKVLAAARSGLKHVILPDQNRNDWSEVPLEVRKKMKAHFVRHISELVPLALRAK from the coding sequence ATGACCTCACCCGACACCGAATTCATCAGTATCTTGGGGGTTAACTCCGGTGAAGCCGGCGCACCCGCGTCCCGCATATCATCGCGTTCGTTGCCCGAAGTGCTTCCCATTCTGGGTTTGTCGGACATTGTGATTTTGCCCGGCATGGTAGCACCGCTGCTGGTGGAGACGACTCAGAGCATTCGCCTGATAGACGACGTGGTGGAAGGCGACCGGTTGCTGGGCGTGGTGCTACAACGGCGACCGGAAGTTGAGAACCCGTCGCCCGAAGACATGTGGGAGCATGGCTGCTCGGCGCGCGTGTTGAAGATGCTCAAGTTTCCCGACAACACGGTGCGGGTGCTGATCGAGGGACTGTGGCGGATTCGCATCAAGGAATACGAGAGCCAGACGCCTTATTTGCGGGGGCGGATCGAGGTGTTGAAGGATGTCACAGACGGATCCATCGAGCTGTCTGCGTTGGTTCGCAACACCCAGCAACAGTTCCAGGAAGTCATCAAACTATCTCCGTCGTTGCCCGACCAGGTCAAAATCGCCGCGCTGAACACTGAAGACCCCGGCCACCTGTCGGATTTGATCGCCGCCAACCTGAACCTCAGCCTGGAGGATCGGCAGAAATTGTTGGAAACGGTTTCCGTCAAGGAACGCCTCGTCCGCCTTCAGCCACTGCTCAATCACGAACTCGAAGTCCTGAACTTGAGCTCCAAGATTCAAAGCGACGTTGTCAGTTCGCTCTCCAAGAACCAGCGCGACTTTTTCCTGCGGGAGCAGATGCGTGTCATCCAGCGCGAACTCGGCGAAGGTGATCCCAACGCCAGCGAGATCGAAACCTTGCGCGTGGAGATCGAGCAGAACCAACTCCCGGAAGAAGCCAAAAAAGTTGCGTTGAAGGAACTGGAGCGACTCAAGCAGATGTCGCCGGCCGTGGCGGAATATGGCGTAACCCGGCATTACCTCGACTGGATTGTCAGCCTGCCCTGGGGGAAGTTGACCGAGGATAAACTCGACCTGGCTGCGGCGGCCCGGATTCTGAACGAGCAACATTTCGGATTGGAAAAGGTCAAGGACCGCCTCCTGGAATTTCTTGCCGTCATCAAACTCAAGAAGCAACTCAAAGGCCCGATTCTCTGCCTGGTCGGCCCGCCGGGTGTGGGCAAAACTTCCCTCGGCAAAAGTGTGGCCGATGCCTTGGGACGAAAGTTCGCGCGCATATCGCTGGGCGGCATGCGCGACGAAGCAGAGATTCGCGGACATCGCCGCACCTATGTTGGCGCGTTGCCGGGGCGGATCATCCAGACGTTGAAACGTGTGGAAAGTCGCAACCCGGTGATTCTGCTCGATGAGATTGACAAGGTGGGATCTGATTTTCGCGGCGACCCAGCTTCCGCCCTGTTGGAAGTGCTCGACCCGGAGCAGAACAACACCTTTACGGATCATTACCTGGATTTGCCGTTTGATTTGTCGCGCGTGTTGTTCATCACCACGGCCAACTGGCTGGAGCCGATTCATCCCGCGTTGCGCGATCGATTGGAGGTCATCGAACTGCCAAGCTACACTGAGTCCGAGAAACTGCAGATTGCCAAACGCTTTCTCGCGCCCCGTCAACTCGGCGAGCACGGGCTGACCGGCAAACTCGTCAAGCTGCCGGACTCGACCTTGCGCCACTTGATCCAGGATTACACGCGGGAGGCTGGTGTGCGGCAGTTGGAGCGGGAGATTGCCGCATTGACCCGCAAAGCGGCGCGAAAAATCGTCAGCCGCAATGGACAATCCAAACCGCTCACCATCAAAGCGGAATCGTTGAAGGATTATTTGGGGCCGACGCGTTTTGTTTCCGAAATCGCGGAAACCATCACGGAATACGGCATTGCCACGGGTCTGGCATGGACTCCGGTCTGCGGCGAGATTCTGTTCATCGAAGCGACCCGTATGCCCGGCAAAGGCAATCTGCTGTTGACCGGTTCGCTGGGTGAAGTGATGAAGGAAAGCGCGCAGACGGCGCTGAGTTATTTGCGCAGCCAGACGCGGATGCTGGGCCTCGACCTGAAGGACTACAGCAAATACGACATGCACATTCACGTGCCGGCCGGCGCCACGCCGAAAGACGGACCGAGCGCGGGCGTGACCATCGTGGTGGCGCTCGCTTCACTGTTGATGAAACGCCGGGTGCGATCGGACATGGCCATGACCGGTGAGATCAGTTTGCGCGGGCGCGTGCTGCGCGTCGGCGGCATCAAGGAGAAGGTGCTGGCGGCGGCGCGCTCCGGTCTGAAACACGTCATTCTGCCGGACCAGAACCGAAATGATTGGAGCGAAGTGCCGTTGGAAGTGCGGAAGAAAATGAAGGCGCATTTCGTTCGCCACATTTCCGAACTGGTCCCGTTGGCCTTGCGTGCCAAATGA
- a CDS encoding outer membrane lipoprotein-sorting protein codes for MISPSLPTTLAAALVYLGALSWAGAEPSKAEIEGRALVSDLLAQKPVENSEWRGILKIRGRDRQTTTIPITGRIIVEENGWKVVYATSATNKIGAEMLTVVRSTNAANQYLYAKAAADSALGAPRQLPGQEANLALAGSDFWLTDLGLEFFQWPVQRLLKKELRRGQSCDVLESVNPHPTTNGYVRVVSWIDIDTGGIVHAEAYDQGKKLLKEFDPKEFKKVNGRWELQEMEIRNVKTGSRTRLEFDLAK; via the coding sequence ATGATTTCACCTTCGCTGCCAACCACGCTGGCTGCGGCGCTGGTGTATCTTGGAGCGTTGTCGTGGGCTGGCGCCGAACCATCGAAGGCTGAGATTGAAGGCCGCGCATTGGTTTCGGACCTGCTGGCGCAGAAGCCGGTGGAGAATTCCGAGTGGCGCGGCATTTTGAAAATCCGCGGCCGCGACCGTCAAACCACTACCATTCCGATTACCGGGCGGATCATCGTGGAGGAGAACGGTTGGAAAGTAGTTTATGCCACCAGTGCCACCAACAAGATCGGGGCTGAAATGTTGACTGTTGTGCGTTCAACGAACGCGGCGAACCAATACTTGTATGCGAAAGCGGCGGCGGATTCCGCTCTCGGCGCTCCGCGGCAACTGCCCGGCCAAGAAGCGAACCTAGCGCTGGCCGGATCTGATTTCTGGCTGACTGATCTGGGCCTCGAATTCTTTCAATGGCCCGTGCAACGCCTGTTGAAAAAGGAATTGCGTCGCGGCCAATCGTGCGACGTTTTGGAAAGCGTCAACCCGCATCCGACCACCAACGGATATGTCCGCGTGGTTTCGTGGATCGACATCGACACGGGCGGCATCGTCCACGCCGAGGCTTACGATCAGGGAAAAAAGCTGCTTAAGGAATTTGATCCCAAAGAATTCAAGAAGGTGAACGGCCGCTGGGAATTGCAGGAGATGGAAATCCGCAACGTGAAGACCGGCTCGCGCACGCGGCTGGAGTTTGATTTGGCAAAGTAG